A stretch of DNA from Bacillus sp. FJAT-45350:
AATCAGGAAGTATATGGGGGACCGGTTACAAGAGAATTCCTGGAAGGCATGATGCTTCCGCGCTTTATCATTGACCAAATGTATATTAATGGAACATACTACCACCCAACTTTTCTCTATGAATCGATTTGGAATTTAGTTGGGGTTGCTATTCTATTGTATTTACGTAGACTTAACTTAAAGCATGGTGAGGTTTTCTTAAGTTATATTATTTGGTATTCTTTCGGACGTTTCTTTATCGAAGGCATGCGTTTAGATAATTTAATGATTGGGGATGTCATTCGAACGGCTCAGCTTGTGTCAATAATTTCTATCGTCGCTGCACTTATTATTTGGTGGTACCGTCGATATAAAATAGATACATCTCGATATTTAGATGATGAAGGTCGTCTAGAGAAAGATAAAAAAACAGCTGCAAAAAGAAAGAAAAAAAAGAAAAAGTAAATATTGGGAGATAGGGGGCTAACAATGGGGACTCTTAAACGTGGGCTGATTGTTGGCTTACAGACAACCTGGGCGTTAGGGAAAATTATTTTCCCGATTACGTTAATTATCACAATTTTAAGCTATACGCCTGTTCTTGATTGGATAGCTCAATTATTATCTCCCTTGATGGGGTTAATTGGCTTGTCTGGTGAGGCAGCAATTCCACTAGTATTAGGTAATGTGTTGAATTTATACGCCGCGATTGGTGCGATTTTAACGATGGATTTAACGGTGAAGGAAGTATTTATATTAGCGGTAATGCTCTCCTTTTCCCATAATCTATTCGTTGAGTCTGCTGTGGCCGCGAAAGTTGGAATACGGATTTCTGTCGTCTTAGCTGTTCGAATAGGATTGGCGCTTTTCTCAGCCTTTTTGATCAATTTGTTTTGGCAGGGTGGACAGGAAACAGCTAAATACGGTCTTGTTCCATCTGCTAGTGGGGCTGAGGTGACTGGATGGCTTGCTATCGTTTGGAAAGGGATTGAAAGTGCCACTATTGGTATATTTCAATTTGCACTTATTGTC
This window harbors:
- the lgt gene encoding prolipoprotein diacylglyceryl transferase is translated as MEEQIEPLSRIFLEIGPITIYWYGLLIGLGVVVGYLMATRETVKRGYPKDTFADLLLIALPVAIIGARLYYVIFRWEHYIDNPLMIFAIWEGGLAIHGGLIGGVGTAVWFAKKRGIPIWKLLDIAAPSILIAQAIGRWGNFMNQEVYGGPVTREFLEGMMLPRFIIDQMYINGTYYHPTFLYESIWNLVGVAILLYLRRLNLKHGEVFLSYIIWYSFGRFFIEGMRLDNLMIGDVIRTAQLVSIISIVAALIIWWYRRYKIDTSRYLDDEGRLEKDKKTAAKRKKKKKK
- a CDS encoding nucleoside recognition domain-containing protein is translated as MGTLKRGLIVGLQTTWALGKIIFPITLIITILSYTPVLDWIAQLLSPLMGLIGLSGEAAIPLVLGNVLNLYAAIGAILTMDLTVKEVFILAVMLSFSHNLFVESAVAAKVGIRISVVLAVRIGLALFSAFLINLFWQGGQETAKYGLVPSASGAEVTGWLAIVWKGIESATIGIFQFALIVIPIMMFIQVAKDLGWLSILSKWMSPFTRVLGIRENTSTTLASGLFFGLAFGAGVMIQAAKEDGVSKKDLYLVFIFLVACHAVIEDTLIFIPLGIPIWPLLLIRLVTAIVLTVAIAYIWNRLEKNKDITRKEATYES